The window GGGTTGTTTTCTGAAaaatgatttgagatgcataagATGATATTTCTTGACATTCTTGCTTGTGTATATGAGACAAATGATTTGAGATGGTCAAGTACATATTTAAGTATGTGCTGGCTGCTTGAAAATCAGTCTAGTTCTCATTGAGTTACATACTCAAGTTTGAAGTGGCTTCACGTACCCGATAATGAGTTAGCATTATAGTGGATTAGGAAGTTAACTTTGAGGGTTGAGTGTGTGTCCTTGGACAGTCACAATGATAAAGTATGGCTAAGTAGATTTTTGGGTAAATGTAGGTTTAGTTTATTTGACCGGGGTAGTTAATAGATGGCAGGATCAGATACATAGCACCTTTAGCCTGGTGTTGGGATGTGGGATATGTCGTAGGATTCAAGTTTTCCTTTTCGTTTAGTGCATATGTACCGGTTAAGCTTCTTTGAAGATGCCTTGGTGGTGGAATTGGTAGACACGCGAGACTCAAATTTGTCTTGTGCTGAAGAGCGTGGAGGTTCGAGTCCTCTTCAAGGCATAATTGAGAATTCGTGTAGTTTTGGTTGGAGTAGCCTTAATCGCTTTAATTTCACCTTAGGAATTGCTATGGTTAGTGCTGATCTGTATGCATCAAAGTTAGAGTGCAATATCTACAGCGTGTCTGTCTAGATTTTACATACCGATTGCTTTAGGTCTTTAGCTGGAACGATGACTTTGTTGTGGATGTCATatataaaaattcaattaaCACTTGATACGGAGAAACAATAATACCCGACAATTGTCTAACAACCAAAATTCTTTTCATAGATCATCTGTATTGGTTCTGTCTTCAATGTTGATTGGTTGATTTCTATTGGATCCTGAACGTGTCTTCTTGATCTGAAGCTTCGGTCACTGTTCCTTCTTTTGCAactgaaaattggttttaaaagGATGTTATGTTCTATCCAAGAATTTGTTGTCTGCTTTGGCATTCTTGCTGTTTGTGGTTGTATTTTAAACTTTTCCTGTACGAGTTCAAAAGTTGATGGTTACTCTTGTTAATTGAAGCTCCAAAGAGAAGATGAGAAGgccaagaaagaaaagaagagggagaaaaaacgagagaagaaagaaaagaaggctCGAGAAAATGGGGAGCCTGAAAATAAGAAGCAGAGTCATAAAAAAAGGCACAAAGATGAAAGGTACCAAGAAGACGAGAAAGGTACAGACCATGGAAAGAAGAGAAAACATGAAACGGAAAACCTTGACAAGAGTGGCCTTACTGAAGAACACGAGCAACCAGTTGGTTCCCAGAACTCTTCTGATAGCACCGTTAACAGCAACAAAAGGCAGAAGCAGGACTCTCCCCCTGATGGCAGGCATAATTCTGGTGAGTGTTATTATGTTTCTTCCTTGCTTGGGAGAAGGGTGTTTGCCTGTTGGGTTTGTTAGCTTCTCATGGGCACTGATATTCTTTCTTCAAAATGTTATTATTTGAAGCAAGCATTCTTCGGATCCGGTTGCCTCTTCAAAGGCACAAAGATCCTGAAATGCTACCCAGAGAGGAGCAGCCTTGCCAGTTGCCTTTAGAAACGCACAAAGATCCAGTGATGCTATCCAGAGAGAAACAACCTAGCCAGTTGCCTCTCCAAAAGCACAAGGATCCAGTAGTGCTATCAAAAGAGGAACAGCCTTACCGGTTGTCACTTCAAAGGAGCAAAGATCCAGAAGTGCTACTCCGTCTTGAACAGCCTTCCCGGTTGTCTCTCCAAAGGAAAAAAGATGCAGAAGTTCTACCCAGCCAGGAACAGCCTTCCCAGTTGTCTCTCCAAAGGCACAAAGGTCCAGAGGTGCTACGCAGTCAGGAACAACCTTCCCAGTTGTCTCTCCAAAGGCACAAAGGTCCAGTGGCGCTACCTAGCCAGGAACAACTTTCCTTGTTTTCTCTCCAAAGGAACAAAGGCCCCGGATTGCTACCCAGCCAGGAACTGCCTTCCCGGTTGTCTCTCCAAAGGCCTAAAGGTCCAGAAGTGCTACTAAGCCAAGAACAGCCTTGCTCTTCCTCAGGAAGGACTGATAATGCGTTTGTTCAAGCAGTGCAAGAACCTGCTCCTAGACAAGGCATAGACGAGGGACGGTATCGCAGCTCTACTTCTGGAAAAGCTAGCAAAGAACACTCTTCCAGGTCTGGTAAAGAAAAACACCGAAAATCTGGCAGTGGTTCTCGTTCTTCACAATACAGAGAAGTAATTGAAAACTGGGTTCAACCTCCAATCTCACAATGTCTTCCCATGGACGACGACGATGAGGGATGGTTGTTTGAGGCAAAGACGGAAAAGAACTGTGGGGTTGAGAAACCTACAGTCGTCAGCGAGAAACTTAGCCACGGAGACTCAACTTCTTGGCCATGTGCTCGCCTCTTGCCCGAGTCCGATATATATGCTTTGCCATACACAGTACCGTTCTAAACCCCTGGGGGAAAGTGGAAGATTGACAACTGAGGAGCCGAAAGTGCGCCAGTGAATTTGTACTTGATGTCTTCTAGTTTTTGGGTGGTACTGTACGTGTGAAGAGGTGGTTTCCGGCTTTTTGGCTGTTGTTTTGCGCTCTCGTGCCTGGAGCGACTCCCAGTTGGGTTGAGAAAACAGCAACGTCAGAGATGTGGGGGAAtgataagttttgtttttgtaggGTAGATGGCATATTGATGGATCACAAACTTTGCAATTCTTTTAAAACGATTATAATAtcatcttcctttttttttttttttccctaaatcTTTTGGCATTTCTCTCATTGTTTTTGGTAGTTGGCACTTTTAACTCATGCATATCGAATTTTAACCAAGGAATTACTTTACTAGAAAAATTAGTAAACCATGCATGCAACTGTCGTAAAGTAGCAAATTCATTTTCGAAAGTGATATGGAATCtcctttttttattagaaataaCTTAAATATTCTATGTTCATGTATTTTCTACACgtggttttgaatttttagtatttaaaaATTGATTTATTCTCAATCCACTGaatattatacaaaaatataaactcATTTGCAGAACATGCTACTTAGCTTTAAATATTGCAAAAGTAactaaaatgttaaaaaaacataatatgccTACAAGTAAGAAATATTAACTAGTGATATGGATTCCCATATAATTATCTGTGATATATGttgattatacaaaaaaaaatgtcatataaatatatatatatatatatatatatatatatatatatatatatcactcgATAACACAATTAACAGGCGATGcatgttgacaaaaaaaaaaaaaaaacaatttattgatATAGGTATATAGTTAATAATCTCTATTTAGGGCCAATGGTTTTACCAATTTCACAGCAATTTCGTTTATCAGATTTACAacacgaagaagaagaaataacaaaaataataggtAAAGAAATAAGGAGACGAGTCGCGATAAATAGACCAAGagataattatatttttaaaacctTTAATAGTTAAaactatttaataaattaaagaagaagatAATACGAAACTCAATGGATAATATTAATTACTTTATTAGTTGCTCAAGGGTAAATctggttaaaaaaaaagtgactCATCCGACCTAATTCAATGAAGCAGAATATTCctaataaaaatttacaaattggttttatatcaaattaggccttttttttaataatttaagttGAACTAAAGAGATTGTTTTCAAATAGTCTTCCAAGATTTCATAATACATAACCTACAATATTGTCCCAATATTGTTAagtgaattttaataaaaaaaactcacggtattgtttactttaacgagaaatcacatttttacactaaaaagtcaatcctgatactattcactttaccatttattttgtctttatcgttaaaactcaaaattttcaagcaatttttattggttttccttatttttaaaTGCAGTATAGGAAGTGATAAATTGTCCTTGTGATACGGACATTACTCTTTGAACTATTGTGATTCAggttcaaactttttttttaaaatctaaattaaTGTAAACTAtcgtttaaataaataaaaaagtttgaaCGAAGTTATAAAATATCTAACATAACTATCTAAAATGTAAGGTAACTTTCAACTTGGGAACAAAAGTGGATTAAACCACATATAAAAATAGAGGATTTAAATAGATTTGGCATCGGAAATGATTcgtaagttaattaattaagaacatTTATCTTTGCATTCGAAATCACGAGTTCGAATCCTCTCTTCTCGGCTATTGTTTGTTTCAAGGAAACATAGAAGATACTGCCGACTCGAACACGACACAAGCTCGGCCTCAGCCCATTTAAATAAAGGCCCAACTGGCATGAGCCTGATTATAGCTGGGCTGACCCCTAACCCGTTTAACCGACCCATGATATCGGGTCCGGATCCAAAACAGACCAAACAGAGTTGGACAGACATTTGGGGCCAAAACCAGTCTGGTCAAAACGCAAcctcgagagagagagagagagagagctagagagagaaGATGATCTCGGACGGAGTTGAAGATGAAGAGAAATGGCTAGCAGCTGGAATCGCCGGCCTCCAGCAAAACGCCTTCTACATGCATCGTGCTCTGGTGACTTCTCCttcaatcaatcaaacaaaccCTTGATCTTCTTCCCTCCAATTTTGTACCGATTTTCTTTTCCCAGAAAATTCACTGAAATTGTTTTCCTCCGTGCAATTTTCTGCAAATTTTTCAATCAGGACTCCAACAATCTCAGAGACGCCCTCAAGTATTCTGCTCAGATGCTCTCGGAGCTCCGGACCTCCAAGCTTTCCCCGCACAAGTACTACGAACTCTGTAAGTTCTGGTTACTTGGCGTCGATCTGGAGGGATTTGGAAATTGATTCTGCTTCGTTTTTGCATTTTTGTAAATGCCGATTGTTAGCGAGTTTGTGGATGGTGATTTCACTGATTTGTGGATTGAATTGCCTCAGATATGCGGGCGTTTGACGAATTGAGGAAATTGGAAATGTTCTTCAAGGAGGAGGCTCGGCGCGGTTGCTCCATCATCGATCTCTATGAGCTCGTCCAGCACGCAGGCAACATATTGCCTAGATTGTAAGTctcaattatgttaaaaacgCTAACCACTTGGTAATCTTCAGTTGCATGTGTATCAATTGCTTAATTTAGGTTTTGAATTCCGTAGTTTACTTAATGCCCCTTGAGATAACGCAATTTGTTCTTGTTATGAACTATGTTGCACATACTATCTTACTTGCCTAGTTGGCATTGCGGGTTGTATTCCTTCAGATAGGGTATTTCTGTTAGTTTATAAACATGCTGCAACTTGAAAAGTTCCCTAATACTAAACCATATCAAAAGAAGACCTGAAACTAAGCAGAAGTTACAATTGATGATCTGATCTATTGTCGATGTCTTTGTAATGTAGGTTTATACAATTATGAGCTGGATGATGTTACGTTTCAGGGTGTTTTTTGGAGTGTGTCGATTTTACCTTAAGTGAAGAACAAGGCATAGCTTTTACATTTCTGTGGCTTACGTGTGAATTTTATCCTGTCTATTAGGTATCTTCTCTGTACAGTAGGATCTGTGTATATCAAATCTAAGGAAGCTCCTGCTAAGGATGTCCTGAAAGATCTTGTGGAAATGTCCCGTGGCATTCAGAATCCTGTGCGTGGGCTATTCTTAAGGAGTTACCTTTCTCAAGTGAGTAGGGATAAATTGCCTGATATTGGTTCTGAATATGAAGGGTAAGGAAATCGGATATTCcttcatatgttttttttttctttctatgaaGATAGTGTTCTTGCATTTGATTCAATTTGATTTGTCAATTTTCTTAACTTGCACAGAGATGCTGACACTGTCAA of the Pyrus communis chromosome 1, drPyrComm1.1, whole genome shotgun sequence genome contains:
- the LOC137741479 gene encoding stress response protein NST1-like — its product is MSRCFPYPPPGYVKKGIRDEALIDSIKLQREDEKAKKEKKREKKREKKEKKARENGEPENKKQSHKKRHKDERYQEDEKGTDHGKKRKHETENLDKSGLTEEHEQPVGSQNSSDSTVNSNKRQKQDSPPDGRHNSASILRIRLPLQRHKDPEMLPREEQPCQLPLETHKDPVMLSREKQPSQLPLQKHKDPVVLSKEEQPYRLSLQRSKDPEVLLRLEQPSRLSLQRKKDAEVLPSQEQPSQLSLQRHKGPEVLRSQEQPSQLSLQRHKGPVALPSQEQLSLFSLQRNKGPGLLPSQELPSRLSLQRPKGPEVLLSQEQPCSSSGRTDNAFVQAVQEPAPRQGIDEGRYRSSTSGKASKEHSSRSGKEKHRKSGSGSRSSQYREVIENWVQPPISQCLPMDDDDEGWLFEAKTEKNCGVEKPTVVSEKLSHGDSTSWPCARLLPESDIYALPYTVPF